The following are from one region of the Littorina saxatilis isolate snail1 linkage group LG2, US_GU_Lsax_2.0, whole genome shotgun sequence genome:
- the LOC138960187 gene encoding fibrinogen- and Ig-binding protein-like codes for MTTSKRLHVFVLFCIVMSAPVVSEKRSDDDDIPKLHNIILQQSATIQLLQTKLATIENSLQQQSSAIQALQATNTVTANSVTQQAGTTQSLQTKVTEMENTILQQSLTTQALQSKLTQSDHTNTKQSALIQVQQAKIAALENVTETQAATIYTLQMQLTTTESIDKQQSVTIHSLQTKLTATENTTQAQSAEIHSLQSRQSALDNSNKQQSALLHSLQTRVTASEHTDKLQSSSLHSVQAKVTGLENVTEAQSAFLLSLQTKVSALDRAEKHQSASIQALQTRVAATEHADKLQSAALQTLTTKLTAEGNALHKNALAIQAIDVKLAKKVVFSVGFHPYKQSADIGKHGVLKFNHTTTSVGGGYSAHTGNFTAPVAGTYAFYLSIRADSTQKEHVEVALLKNAGHSLCMTEAQGSSTAQHDEGSCLITTHLKAGDTVQARHHAGSTRLEESFLTTLSGFLLFVD; via the exons ATGACGACTTCAAAAAGgttgcatgtttttgttttgttctgcaTTGTAATGTCTGCTCCTGTGGTCAGCGAGAAACGGTCAGATGACGATGACATCCCAAAACTGCACAACATCATCCTTCAGCAATCTGCAACGATCCAGCTATTGCAGACTAAACTGGCAACGATAGAAAACTCGTTGCAACAACAGTCTTCCGCGATTCAAGCTCTACAAGCAACGAACACAGTGACTGCAAACTCCGTGACACAACAGGCTGGGACAACCCAATCACTGCAGACCAAAGTGACAGAGATGGAAAACACCATACTGCAACAGTCACTGACGACGCAAGCTCTGCAGAGTAAGTTGACACAATCTGATCACACCAACACAAAACAATCTGCGCTTATCCAAGTCCAACAGGCGAAAATCGCAGCGCTTGAGAACGTTACCGAGACGCAAGCTGCAACCATCTATACCCTGCAGATGCAGTTGACAACCACGGAGAGTATCGACAAACAACAGTCAGTGACCATCCACTCTTTGCAGACCAAACTGACAGCAACGGAGAACACCACCCAAGCGCAGTCAGCAGAGATCCACTCCTTGCAAAGCAGACAGTCAGCACTggacaacagcaacaagcaACAGTCAGCACTGCTCCACTCCCTGCAGACAAGAGTGACGGCGTCAGAACACACAGACAAGCTGCAGTCATCGTCTCTCCATTCAGTGCAGGCGAAAGTCACAGGACTCGAGAACGTTACAGAAGCACAGTCAGCATTTCTCCTGTCTCTGCAGACCAAAGTGTCGGCACTGGACCGCGCAGAGAAACATCAGTCCGCAAGCATCCAAGCTTTGCAGACGAGGGTGGCAGCCACGGAGCATGCCGACAAGCTGCAGTCTGCCGCTTTGCAGACACTGACGACCAAACTGACGGCAGAGGGAAACGCTCTCCACAAAAACGCCTTGGCCATCCAAGCCATCGACGTCAAACTAGCGAAGAAag TGGTATTCAGCGTCGGATTCCACCCATACAAGCAATCCGCCGACATCGGCAAACACGGGGTGCTCAAGTTCAACCACACCACCACCTCCGTCGGCGGAGGCTACAGCGCTCACACGGGGAACTTCACCGCGCCCGTGGCAGGAACCTACGCCTTCTACCTCAGCATCAGAGCGGACAGCACCCAGAAAGAGCACGTGGAGGTGGCGTTGTTGAAGAACGCCGGTCACAGCCTGTGCATGACTGAGGCCCAGGGCTCGAGCACGGCTCAGCATGACGAGGGGTCGTGTCTGATCACCACGCACCTCAAGGCTGGGGACACCGTGCAGGCTCGTCACCACGCGGGTAGCACTCGCCTGGAGGAGAGCTTCCTCACCACGCTGTCTGGTTTCCTGCTCTTTGTTGACTGA